A single genomic interval of Burkholderia sp. HI2500 harbors:
- a CDS encoding ShlB/FhaC/HecB family hemolysin secretion/activation protein yields MRTIRRGNYAAALLLIAASVSAQEAPRLAAQGNDQQIRQQEEARERERAISAPGVRSGVTGSAGYPALPSESPCFRIDRFSLDVPDALPTSVKAQGASALPMDRFAFAREWLDHYSGQCVGKQGLDVLVKGLSQAILARGYVTTRVLLPEQDLSTGTLKFSLIPGVIRHVRFADEKLHGTWKTAFPTRDGELLNLRDLEQGLEQMKRVSSQDVSMQIVPADVPGESDVVLDVKRGKPWTVIASIDNSGTRATGRLQGNLSLGIDNPLGLSDIFNIGVSQDLEFGDKRLGSHGWNGFYSIPWGYWTATLSAYTNTYYQQIAGVNQTFVASGNSKTVDFKLARVLARGQNDVFGGYFRLSRRFGQSFIEDTEISQQRRNNTIIELGLTDRHYFAGAQFDGSLAYRQGVGGFGAQDDTFAAGGGPTYRFKMAVLDANLSVPFAVGKQPFRYVGTFHGQYTGNTLNYLDDVTIGSRYTVRGFDGETMLAAARGLYWRNELQMPIDQTGQALYAGLDYGRVWGPQPILLVGTQLAGAVVGVKGSVGTRFGAYAYDLFAGTPVYKPSGFPTARVTVGFQVTAQF; encoded by the coding sequence ATGAGAACTATTCGCCGGGGGAACTATGCAGCGGCACTGCTGCTGATAGCGGCAAGTGTGTCGGCGCAGGAAGCTCCGCGCCTGGCTGCTCAGGGAAACGACCAGCAAATCCGACAGCAGGAAGAGGCGCGTGAGCGCGAGCGAGCAATCTCTGCGCCCGGGGTGCGTTCGGGCGTGACGGGGAGCGCCGGGTATCCGGCACTGCCGTCGGAGTCGCCGTGCTTTCGCATCGATCGCTTCTCGCTCGACGTGCCCGACGCGCTGCCCACGTCCGTGAAAGCGCAAGGCGCGTCGGCCTTGCCGATGGATCGCTTTGCCTTCGCGCGTGAATGGCTCGACCACTACTCCGGCCAGTGCGTCGGCAAACAGGGGCTCGACGTGCTCGTCAAGGGCCTGTCGCAAGCCATCCTGGCACGCGGGTATGTCACAACACGCGTACTGTTGCCCGAACAGGATCTGTCGACCGGCACCCTGAAATTTTCCCTGATCCCCGGCGTGATCCGCCACGTGCGTTTCGCCGACGAGAAACTGCACGGCACCTGGAAAACCGCCTTCCCCACCCGCGATGGCGAACTGCTGAACCTGCGCGACCTCGAGCAGGGTCTCGAGCAGATGAAGCGCGTATCGAGCCAGGACGTGTCGATGCAGATCGTCCCAGCCGACGTGCCGGGCGAGAGCGACGTCGTGCTCGACGTGAAGCGTGGCAAGCCTTGGACCGTGATCGCGTCGATCGACAACTCGGGCACGCGCGCAACCGGCCGGCTACAGGGCAACCTGTCGCTTGGCATCGACAATCCGCTGGGCCTGAGCGACATCTTCAACATCGGCGTGAGCCAGGATCTGGAATTCGGCGACAAGCGTCTCGGCTCGCACGGCTGGAACGGCTTCTATTCGATTCCGTGGGGCTACTGGACGGCTACGCTGTCCGCCTACACGAATACCTACTACCAGCAGATTGCGGGTGTGAACCAGACGTTCGTCGCGAGCGGCAATTCGAAGACGGTCGATTTCAAGCTGGCCCGTGTACTGGCACGCGGCCAGAACGACGTATTCGGCGGATATTTCCGGCTATCGCGCCGATTCGGGCAGAGCTTCATCGAAGACACCGAGATTTCGCAGCAGCGCCGCAACAACACGATCATTGAACTCGGCCTGACCGATCGCCATTATTTCGCTGGCGCACAGTTCGACGGCTCGCTCGCGTATCGCCAGGGCGTCGGCGGGTTCGGCGCGCAGGACGACACATTCGCTGCAGGTGGCGGCCCGACCTATCGCTTCAAGATGGCCGTGCTCGACGCAAACCTGTCGGTGCCGTTTGCAGTCGGCAAGCAACCGTTTCGCTATGTCGGAACGTTCCACGGCCAGTACACCGGCAACACGCTGAACTACCTTGACGACGTGACGATCGGCAGCCGCTACACCGTGCGCGGTTTCGACGGCGAAACGATGCTGGCGGCGGCGCGCGGGCTCTACTGGCGCAACGAACTGCAAATGCCGATTGACCAGACGGGGCAGGCGCTGTACGCGGGGCTGGACTATGGACGCGTATGGGGGCCGCAGCCGATCCTGCTCGTCGGTACGCAACTGGCCGGTGCAGTCGTCGGTGTGAAGGGCAGCGTCGGCACGCGCTTTGGCGCCTACGCGTACGACCTCTTTGCGGGGACGCCTGTCTACAAGCCGTCGGGCTTCCCGACGGCGCGTGTCACGGTCGGATTCCAGGTCACCGCGCAGTTTTGA